CTTGGGCAACTTCCGGGCGCGAGAACTCCGGCGGCGGCAGCTCGCCCTGGCGCAGCATCTGGCGCACTTTGGTCCCCGAGAAGTGGACGTGCTCCTCGGGCGGGCTGGGCGTCGTTTTGAGCGTAGCCATCTGCTGGGTGCGGCTGCAGAAAAAGGCGTGCTCGAACTTCATGGGCGTGATGCCCAGCTCCTCGAGGTCGAAGGCATCGAAAATCTGCTGGCCTTCGTAGGTGCCGTAATAGTCGCCCACGCCAGCGTGATCGCGCCCGACGATGAAGTGGGTGCAGCCGTAGTTTTTGCGCACCAGCGCGTGGAAGATGGCCTCCCGCGGCCCGGCATAGCGCATGGCAGCCGGGTTAATTCCCATGATGACCCGCTCTTGCGGAAAGTAGTGCTCCAGCATGATTTCGTAGCAGCGCATGCGGACATCGGCTGGGATATCGCCGCTTTTGGTGGCTCCTACCAGCGGGTGCAAAAACAGGCCGTCGACCGTCTCGAGTGCGCATTTCTGGATGTATTCGTGGGCGCGGTGGATGGGGTTGCGGGTTTGAAAGCCCACGATGGTCTGCCAGCCGCGCTCCCGGAACTGCCGGCGCGACTCGATGGGATCGAGCTGGTACTGCGGAAACAGCGGATGGGGCTCGCGCTCCAGCAGCCAAACCGGCCCGGCCAGCTTGATGGGGCCTTGCTGGTAGAGCACGTCCACCCCAGGGTGCTCGCGATCGGTGGTGCGGTAGACGTTGAGGGCTTCGTAAGCCTGGCTGTAGCGGTACTTCTGCGTGAGCTCGAGGACTCCGACAAAGCGCCCTTGCGGATCGTCGAGGCGTACCCAACCGCCTTCGGGCAGCGGTTCGGCCACCGCTTCGCTTACCGAGAGGGTGACGGGAATGGACCAGGGCAAGCCGTTGGCCAGCCGCATCTCGGAAACAACGCGCTCGTAGTCCTGCTGGTTCATAAAGCCGCGCAGCGGGCTAAACCCGCCGATGGCAATCATGACCAGATCGGAGTAAGCGCGCTCGTCGAGCGAGACGCGCGGCAGGCGATCGCAGTACTCGAGCAGCTCTTGCTTCTCGGCATCGCTGGCAACGCAGTTAACGAGGTGGCCGCCGTGGGGCGCAATCGCATCTTGCTGGACTGGCATAACGGTAAGGTCGCTGGCTGCAGCCTCCCAATGCTAGCAGCGGCGAACCTACAAGGCGCCCACGTTGGCCA
The genomic region above belongs to Cyanobacteria bacterium QS_8_64_29 and contains:
- the sat gene encoding sulfate adenylyltransferase; translation: MPVQQDAIAPHGGHLVNCVASDAEKQELLEYCDRLPRVSLDERAYSDLVMIAIGGFSPLRGFMNQQDYERVVSEMRLANGLPWSIPVTLSVSEAVAEPLPEGGWVRLDDPQGRFVGVLELTQKYRYSQAYEALNVYRTTDREHPGVDVLYQQGPIKLAGPVWLLEREPHPLFPQYQLDPIESRRQFRERGWQTIVGFQTRNPIHRAHEYIQKCALETVDGLFLHPLVGATKSGDIPADVRMRCYEIMLEHYFPQERVIMGINPAAMRYAGPREAIFHALVRKNYGCTHFIVGRDHAGVGDYYGTYEGQQIFDAFDLEELGITPMKFEHAFFCSRTQQMATLKTTPSPPEEHVHFSGTKVRQMLRQGELPPPEFSRPEVAQELAKSMQQAR